A single genomic interval of Rosistilla ulvae harbors:
- a CDS encoding HesA/MoeB/ThiF family protein, with the protein MHSPQSLTAEEHATYQWQMWVSDFGAAGQQKLKNASVMISRVGGVGSVVAYELAAAGVGKLILAHGGNVKPSDLNRQLLMTHDWIGKPRIESIRRRLLELNPRLEIVAVGENVGPENAARLVEQCDVVVDCAPLFPERFLMNEQAVRQGKPMVECAMYEMEAHITTILPGRSPCLRCLFPEAPPTWKRQFPVFGAVSGTVACMGAVEAIKVIAEIGTPLAGRLVKMDLRDMSFRTLKFARRSDCPVCSQTPQSKTD; encoded by the coding sequence ATGCACTCTCCCCAGTCACTTACCGCCGAAGAGCATGCCACCTACCAGTGGCAGATGTGGGTTTCCGATTTCGGCGCTGCAGGACAACAGAAACTCAAAAATGCATCGGTGATGATTTCACGGGTCGGCGGCGTCGGCAGCGTCGTCGCCTATGAACTGGCCGCTGCCGGTGTGGGCAAGTTAATTCTCGCTCACGGTGGAAACGTGAAACCGAGCGATTTGAATCGGCAATTGCTGATGACTCACGATTGGATCGGCAAGCCGCGGATCGAATCCATCCGGCGTCGCTTGCTCGAACTGAACCCACGTTTAGAGATCGTGGCGGTCGGTGAAAACGTCGGCCCCGAAAATGCTGCCCGACTGGTCGAGCAGTGCGACGTCGTCGTCGATTGTGCGCCGCTGTTCCCCGAACGGTTCCTCATGAACGAGCAAGCAGTTCGCCAAGGCAAACCGATGGTCGAATGTGCGATGTACGAAATGGAAGCCCACATCACTACGATTTTACCGGGGCGTTCCCCATGCCTGCGGTGCCTATTCCCTGAAGCTCCTCCGACTTGGAAACGTCAGTTTCCCGTGTTCGGCGCCGTCTCTGGGACTGTCGCCTGTATGGGCGCGGTCGAAGCGATCAAAGTCATCGCGGAGATCGGCACCCCCTTGGCCGGCCGGTTAGTAAAAATGGACCTGCGTGATATGAGCTTTCGCACCTTGAAGTTTGCACGTCGAAGCGATTGCCCGGTCTGCAGCCAAACGCCGCAATCCAAAACCGATTGA
- a CDS encoding MoaD/ThiS family protein: MNVIIPTSLRQHTGGLGIVDVQGLCVDEALLSLVESHPALKPQLLDASGDILSHVNVFVNDTNARDMDAGATPLAESDEILLVPAIAGG, from the coding sequence ATGAACGTCATCATTCCCACTTCCCTGCGTCAGCATACCGGCGGCCTTGGGATCGTCGATGTCCAAGGTCTGTGCGTTGATGAAGCGCTGCTGTCCTTGGTCGAGTCGCATCCTGCATTGAAGCCGCAACTGCTCGATGCGTCCGGCGATATCCTCTCTCACGTCAACGTATTTGTGAATGATACGAACGCGCGAGATATGGACGCGGGTGCCACTCCCCTTGCCGAATCCGACGAGATCTTGCTGGTGCCAGCGATCGCGGGTGGATAG
- the moeB gene encoding molybdopterin-synthase adenylyltransferase MoeB, whose protein sequence is MSKDNTALSPDELQRYARHLSLPEVGLAGQSKLRAASVLIVGTGGLGSPVAMYLAAAGVGRLGMIDFDRVEYSNLQRQIIHATESIGRSKVESAAEAVARINPLITVDAIDAALTSENAMRIAGAYDIIIDGTDNFATRYLVNDVCVLLKKPNCYGSIFRFEGQASVFGHAGGPCYRCLYPQPPAPGTVPNCAEGGVLGILPGIVGAIQATEAIKLILGIGDSLSGRLLLIDAAEMRFRELKVQRSVDCPVCGDSPTITAPIDYDQFCGSSPVSEETNQQSPRDIEPSDLKHLLDNGTEFVLVDVREPHEYEICSLGGTLIPLAELPDRRYELPTDKPIVVHCKLGGRSAQAAHQLRELGFKDVRNLRGGIDAWATQIDPSMPRY, encoded by the coding sequence ATGAGCAAGGACAACACGGCATTATCGCCCGATGAACTGCAGCGATACGCCCGGCATCTCAGTTTGCCGGAAGTTGGACTGGCGGGACAATCCAAGCTGCGTGCCGCTTCGGTACTGATCGTGGGAACCGGTGGCTTGGGTTCACCGGTGGCAATGTATTTGGCCGCTGCCGGTGTCGGGCGACTGGGAATGATCGATTTTGATCGCGTGGAATACTCGAACCTCCAGCGTCAAATCATTCATGCGACCGAGAGCATTGGTCGCTCAAAGGTCGAGTCGGCGGCCGAGGCGGTTGCCAGGATCAATCCATTGATCACGGTCGATGCGATCGACGCAGCACTGACAAGTGAAAATGCAATGAGGATTGCCGGTGCATACGACATCATCATCGACGGAACCGACAACTTTGCGACGCGGTACTTGGTGAACGATGTTTGTGTGCTGTTGAAAAAGCCGAACTGTTACGGTTCGATTTTTCGCTTCGAAGGGCAAGCGTCTGTGTTCGGTCACGCGGGCGGACCTTGTTACCGCTGCCTTTATCCTCAACCGCCCGCACCGGGAACCGTGCCGAATTGTGCCGAGGGAGGTGTGCTGGGAATTCTGCCAGGAATTGTAGGTGCGATTCAGGCCACCGAAGCGATCAAGTTGATCCTGGGAATCGGTGACTCATTGTCGGGCCGATTGCTGCTGATCGATGCCGCCGAGATGAGGTTTCGAGAGTTGAAGGTGCAACGCAGTGTCGATTGCCCCGTCTGTGGTGACTCACCGACGATTACCGCGCCGATCGACTACGACCAGTTTTGTGGCTCGTCTCCGGTCAGTGAGGAAACGAACCAGCAAAGCCCCAGGGATATCGAACCGAGTGATTTGAAGCACCTGCTCGATAACGGTACGGAATTCGTTTTGGTTGACGTCCGCGAGCCTCACGAGTACGAGATCTGCAGTTTGGGAGGGACCCTGATCCCACTTGCCGAACTTCCCGATCGCCGCTACGAATTGCCAACCGACAAACCCATCGTGGTGCACTGCAAACTCGGCGGTCGCAGCGCCCAAGCGGCGCATCAACTACGAGAGCTTGGTTTCAAAGACGTCCGCAATCTGCGCGGCGGGATTGATGCCTGGGCCACCCAGATCGACCCTTCGATGCCGCGATACTAA
- a CDS encoding ABC transporter ATP-binding protein, which translates to MIELRDVTIGAGEFRLRQLSFQVRSGEYVALMGRTGRGKTTILEAICGLRRIHHGQILIEGTDVTDWMPGDRQIGYVPQDLALFPTLSVAEHLTFALKLRGQSRAAMKHRSEELSEMLGITSLLSRKIDGLSGGESQRVALGRALSFHPSVLLLDEPLSALDESTRLEMRELLRRVKENTGVTTLHVTHSSTEAAALADRRFVLDDGKITAE; encoded by the coding sequence ATGATCGAACTACGTGACGTCACCATCGGGGCGGGTGAATTCCGACTGAGGCAGTTATCGTTTCAGGTTCGCTCCGGCGAATACGTGGCATTGATGGGCCGAACCGGACGTGGCAAAACAACGATCCTCGAAGCGATCTGCGGGCTGCGTCGAATTCATCATGGCCAAATACTAATCGAGGGAACGGACGTCACCGATTGGATGCCCGGCGACCGACAAATCGGATATGTACCACAAGACCTCGCGCTGTTTCCCACGCTCAGCGTCGCCGAACACTTGACGTTTGCTCTGAAGCTGCGTGGCCAATCGCGTGCCGCGATGAAGCATCGATCGGAAGAGCTGAGCGAGATGTTGGGCATCACGTCGTTGCTAAGTCGCAAGATCGATGGGCTCAGTGGCGGAGAGTCTCAGCGTGTGGCGCTCGGCAGAGCGTTATCGTTTCATCCAAGCGTGCTGTTGCTCGATGAGCCGCTCAGCGCACTGGACGAATCGACGCGACTGGAGATGCGTGAGTTGCTGCGGCGGGTCAAGGAAAACACTGGCGTGACGACGCTGCATGTCACCCACAGCAGCACCGAGGCGGCCGCGCTTGCCGACCGTCGGTTTGTGCTCGATGACGGCAAGATCACCGCTGAATGA
- a CDS encoding ABC transporter permease, translated as MRTRKTITNSTASKSDNSSALTTMTNEVEPDIAATTTKGLAARRRRSDVPFFLVMSAISALFVLLIVLLLAADILFTSFSDFTAALTKPEIQVAFRLTMLSCTAAAILSIWVATPLGYLLSRYRFPGRWLIDTLVDIPIVLPPLVLGLSLLILFHLPIGGWELEAWLRDSVGFPITYRWPAVVLAQFSVACAFAVRTMRVTFDQIDPRAEDVARTLGCTRAQAFMQIAIPQAWRGMIAATTIAWARALGEFGPILVFAGATRMRTEVLSTTVFLELSVGQLDAAVAVSLLMVAMAVVVLLVLRVLGTGLTA; from the coding sequence ATGCGAACACGGAAAACGATCACCAATAGTACGGCTTCAAAATCCGACAACTCTTCAGCTCTCACAACTATGACAAACGAAGTCGAACCTGATATAGCTGCAACAACGACAAAGGGGCTTGCAGCTCGTCGCCGACGAAGCGATGTGCCGTTCTTTCTCGTCATGAGCGCGATCTCCGCCCTCTTTGTGCTGCTGATTGTCTTGCTGTTGGCTGCCGACATCCTGTTTACGTCGTTTTCTGACTTTACTGCGGCGCTGACGAAGCCGGAAATCCAAGTGGCGTTTCGGCTGACCATGTTGTCCTGTACCGCTGCGGCGATCCTTTCGATTTGGGTTGCCACGCCGCTGGGATATCTGCTCTCTCGCTATCGTTTTCCCGGGCGCTGGCTGATCGACACGTTGGTGGACATCCCGATTGTGCTGCCGCCATTGGTGTTGGGCCTTAGTTTGTTAATTCTATTTCACCTTCCGATCGGTGGTTGGGAACTCGAAGCCTGGCTCCGCGACAGTGTCGGTTTTCCCATTACGTATCGCTGGCCCGCCGTGGTGCTGGCGCAATTTTCGGTGGCCTGTGCGTTTGCCGTGCGCACGATGCGGGTGACGTTCGACCAGATCGACCCTCGTGCCGAAGACGTCGCACGCACGCTCGGCTGCACCCGCGCCCAAGCGTTCATGCAGATCGCGATCCCCCAGGCGTGGCGTGGTATGATCGCGGCAACCACGATTGCGTGGGCACGGGCGTTGGGAGAATTCGGACCGATCTTGGTCTTTGCGGGGGCGACACGAATGCGTACTGAGGTACTCTCGACGACGGTGTTTTTAGAACTCAGTGTCGGACAGCTGGATGCCGCCGTCGCGGTCTCGCTACTGATGGTCGCGATGGCGGTTGTCGTGCTGCTGGTCTTGCGAGTTTTGGGAACAGGATTGACGGCATGA
- a CDS encoding substrate-binding domain-containing protein — protein MESIRADYEREFGRKVEIQYGPSQTLLSSIEVTRSGDLFLPADDSYIEMGREKQLIAEVLPIARMQAVVAVKRNNPKSIEQYSDLLRDEVRLVLASPDSAAIGKVVREVLSVDNQWEPMASSASALRATVNEVANDVTIGAADAAIVYDAVLHTYEELEYVELPELADAASQISVGVIASTDQPQAALHFARYLSAQDRGLQHYAEFGFRTQGGDAWSDVPELSIFAGSMLRPAIEETIAAFEKREGIKVNRVYNGCGILVAQMKAGQHPDAYFACDSEFMNQVHDLFPEPVPVSQNELVILVQKGNPKNIRSLRDLARKDLRVGIGHEHQCAMGWITQNTFREGGIQQKVMPNVTVQSPTGDMLVNQMLTGSLDTAVAYLSNAAGASESLDAIRIQDISCSVATQPWAVAEESKYPELAGRLFQQICSQSSQGIFAAEGFRWQMDANTENDHQ, from the coding sequence ATGGAGTCCATTCGCGCGGACTACGAACGGGAGTTCGGCCGCAAGGTGGAGATCCAGTACGGCCCGTCACAAACCTTGCTGTCATCCATCGAGGTGACTCGGTCGGGAGATCTATTCTTGCCAGCCGATGACAGCTATATCGAGATGGGACGTGAGAAGCAATTGATCGCTGAGGTGTTGCCGATCGCGCGGATGCAGGCGGTGGTCGCAGTCAAGCGAAACAACCCCAAGTCGATCGAGCAGTATTCGGACCTGCTTCGCGATGAGGTGCGGCTGGTTCTGGCCAGTCCCGATTCGGCTGCGATTGGCAAAGTCGTTCGTGAGGTATTGAGTGTCGATAACCAATGGGAACCGATGGCCTCGTCCGCGAGCGCGTTACGAGCAACTGTCAATGAAGTGGCTAACGATGTAACGATCGGCGCAGCAGATGCCGCGATCGTCTATGACGCTGTCTTGCACACTTATGAAGAGCTCGAGTACGTCGAGTTGCCAGAACTGGCTGATGCCGCTTCTCAAATTTCGGTGGGAGTGATCGCGTCGACGGACCAGCCCCAGGCGGCGCTCCATTTCGCCCGCTATCTTTCGGCGCAAGACCGCGGACTGCAGCATTACGCTGAGTTTGGTTTTCGCACCCAAGGCGGAGACGCTTGGAGCGACGTGCCGGAGTTGTCGATTTTTGCTGGCTCGATGTTGCGTCCTGCAATCGAGGAAACGATCGCCGCGTTTGAAAAACGCGAAGGCATCAAGGTCAACCGAGTTTACAATGGCTGCGGAATCTTGGTTGCTCAAATGAAGGCGGGGCAACACCCGGACGCCTATTTCGCGTGCGATTCGGAATTCATGAACCAAGTTCACGATCTGTTTCCCGAGCCGGTTCCGGTCTCGCAAAACGAACTGGTAATTTTGGTACAAAAAGGCAATCCAAAAAACATCCGTTCGTTGCGGGATTTAGCTCGCAAGGACTTGCGAGTGGGGATTGGACACGAGCATCAATGTGCGATGGGATGGATCACGCAAAACACCTTCCGCGAAGGTGGAATCCAGCAAAAGGTGATGCCCAACGTGACGGTTCAGTCGCCGACGGGCGACATGCTGGTGAATCAAATGCTGACCGGTTCGCTCGACACCGCCGTGGCCTATTTGAGCAACGCAGCGGGTGCGTCGGAATCGTTAGATGCGATCCGAATCCAAGACATCTCATGTAGCGTTGCAACTCAACCCTGGGCGGTCGCGGAAGAGTCGAAGTACCCAGAATTGGCCGGGCGGCTGTTCCAACAAATCTGCTCGCAATCATCGCAGGGGATATTCGCTGCCGAAGGTTTTCGTTGGCAAATGGATGCGAACACGGAAAACGATCACCAATAG
- a CDS encoding efflux RND transporter permease subunit has product MKSFTDIFIRHPVLAIVVNLILVLVGIRCAASLPIQQFPKLESTSITVTTIYFGASAETVRGFLTTPIERAVSSIAGIDYVESSSIAGISTVTLRLNLNHDSTKALAEVNARLQQVRSELPSEAEPPSIELVRADRPYATFYLSFTSDRFDLPALTDYLTRNVQPRLSIIRGVQKVGIEAGQTPAMRIWISPQRLSELNLTPGDVYSALQRNNFLAAIGQVKNDSVQVDLLTNTDLRSVDEFADLIVWQSPSSASGPGTIIRLSDVARVELGSEEPTATAMYRGREAIYVSVWPLPGSNEIEVATRLRAAMAELQPDLPAHIDMELAYDGTKFMSKSLAEISKTLSETILIVGFVVFLFMGSVRTAIVPLVAMPVSLVGAAIVMYLMGFSLNLLTLLAIVLAVGLVVDDAIVVVENVQRHLQEGHDKIKAALMGSRELVGPILAMTITLATVYAPIGFQGGLTGMLFREFAFTLAAAVVVSGIVAVTLSPIMSAYLVPSGGREGAMTRFVNRMFAAIRDFYGRLLGGVLQLRWSIALATLLAGAAAVPLYIFSPKELAPVEDEGAVAVMLTAAPDSTLASSTRWSGQLSDSFQGIEETDYMWAVVTASGGFGGLITKDWDERDRNTQEMLPEVFGTASQNPGLEAFPVLVPPLPGAGNFDVELVLKSDLPVSRQRELAEEIVQRAREANMFMFVDADLKVDLPQARVIVDRERLADLGLDQAAVGRELGVLLGGGYVNRFNYFNRSYRVIPQLEAVDRQSTGALMDLRVRGPSGELIPVSTFASIEPETAPRTLSRFQQQSSFKVFAAVFPGVTKEQGLTVLEDIAESVVGSTMTLDYAGESRQIRNESGSLAVTLGFALLLIYLVLAAQFKSFRDPLIVLFGSVPLAMTGVLTLTCLDFTTINIYSQVGLITLVGLVAKNGILIVEFANVLQETGMAKRAAIIEASQTRLRPVLMTSAATILGHLPLVFVTGAGAQARNSIGIVLVAGMAVGTVFTLFVVPALYLLLAASHRHDTRDFERSQEAIDHLSPTAHRSSDSQEAVGNRDQHPSLA; this is encoded by the coding sequence ATGAAATCGTTTACCGACATTTTCATCCGTCACCCGGTCCTGGCGATCGTGGTCAATCTGATCTTGGTCCTGGTAGGGATCCGCTGTGCCGCGTCGCTCCCCATTCAACAATTTCCAAAACTGGAAAGCACCTCGATCACCGTCACGACGATCTATTTTGGCGCCAGTGCCGAAACGGTCCGCGGATTTTTGACGACTCCCATCGAACGGGCGGTCTCGTCGATCGCGGGAATCGATTATGTGGAATCGAGCAGCATCGCGGGGATCAGCACGGTCACGCTGCGATTGAATTTGAACCATGATTCGACCAAGGCGCTCGCCGAAGTGAACGCGCGGTTGCAGCAGGTGCGCAGCGAATTACCTTCCGAAGCCGAGCCGCCATCGATCGAATTGGTCCGCGCCGATCGCCCCTACGCCACGTTTTATCTGAGCTTTACGTCGGATCGATTCGATCTGCCGGCGCTGACCGATTATCTGACTCGCAACGTGCAACCGCGGCTATCGATTATCAGAGGCGTGCAGAAGGTGGGCATCGAAGCGGGGCAGACCCCGGCGATGCGGATCTGGATCTCGCCGCAACGGCTCAGCGAGCTGAATCTAACGCCCGGCGATGTCTATTCGGCGCTGCAGCGGAACAACTTTCTGGCAGCGATTGGGCAAGTGAAAAACGATTCAGTGCAGGTCGACCTGTTGACCAACACCGACCTTCGCAGCGTCGATGAATTCGCTGACTTGATCGTTTGGCAATCCCCTTCGTCCGCCAGCGGCCCCGGGACGATCATCCGTCTGTCGGATGTCGCTCGGGTCGAACTTGGAAGCGAGGAACCGACGGCTACGGCGATGTATCGTGGTCGCGAGGCGATCTATGTGAGCGTCTGGCCATTGCCCGGCAGCAATGAGATCGAAGTCGCAACGCGTCTGCGGGCCGCGATGGCAGAATTGCAGCCCGATCTGCCGGCGCATATCGATATGGAACTGGCTTACGACGGCACCAAGTTCATGTCGAAATCGTTGGCTGAAATTTCCAAGACGCTCAGCGAAACGATTTTGATCGTCGGCTTCGTCGTGTTCCTGTTCATGGGCTCGGTACGAACGGCGATCGTCCCCTTGGTCGCGATGCCGGTCTCGTTGGTTGGCGCGGCGATCGTGATGTATCTGATGGGCTTCTCATTAAACCTGTTGACGCTGTTGGCGATCGTGCTGGCTGTGGGGTTGGTTGTCGACGACGCGATTGTCGTCGTCGAAAACGTGCAGCGGCATCTGCAGGAAGGTCACGACAAGATCAAGGCCGCACTGATGGGATCGCGTGAACTTGTCGGTCCGATTTTGGCGATGACGATCACGCTGGCCACGGTCTATGCGCCGATCGGTTTTCAAGGCGGTCTGACGGGGATGCTGTTCCGCGAGTTTGCGTTTACGTTAGCCGCGGCGGTTGTCGTTTCGGGGATCGTAGCGGTCACGCTGTCGCCGATCATGAGTGCTTACCTGGTCCCTTCGGGAGGCCGCGAAGGAGCGATGACCCGTTTCGTGAACCGGATGTTCGCAGCGATTCGCGACTTCTACGGCAGGCTGTTGGGCGGAGTCTTGCAGTTGCGTTGGTCGATCGCTTTGGCGACGCTGTTGGCCGGAGCGGCGGCCGTTCCGTTGTACATCTTCTCCCCAAAAGAACTTGCGCCGGTCGAAGATGAAGGAGCGGTTGCGGTGATGCTGACCGCGGCTCCCGATTCGACGCTGGCATCGTCGACCCGTTGGTCGGGACAATTGTCCGACAGCTTTCAAGGGATCGAAGAGACCGATTACATGTGGGCCGTGGTCACGGCCAGCGGTGGGTTCGGCGGCTTGATTACCAAGGATTGGGACGAGCGCGATCGCAATACTCAGGAAATGTTGCCGGAGGTGTTTGGCACCGCGTCGCAGAACCCGGGGCTGGAAGCGTTTCCAGTGCTTGTGCCGCCGTTGCCAGGAGCTGGGAATTTTGATGTCGAGTTGGTGCTGAAGAGCGATCTGCCGGTCTCGCGACAGCGGGAACTGGCTGAAGAAATCGTGCAGCGGGCGCGGGAGGCGAACATGTTTATGTTTGTCGATGCCGATCTGAAGGTCGACCTGCCGCAGGCACGCGTGATCGTCGATCGCGAACGACTGGCCGATCTCGGGCTCGACCAAGCGGCTGTCGGTCGCGAGCTGGGCGTTTTGTTGGGAGGCGGTTACGTCAACCGATTCAACTATTTCAATCGCTCGTATCGAGTCATCCCACAACTGGAAGCTGTCGATCGGCAATCGACTGGGGCTTTGATGGATCTACGTGTTCGTGGACCTTCGGGGGAATTGATTCCCGTATCGACCTTCGCGTCGATCGAACCGGAAACCGCCCCGCGGACGCTCAGCCGATTCCAACAGCAGAGTTCGTTCAAGGTCTTCGCGGCCGTCTTCCCCGGCGTCACCAAAGAGCAAGGGCTGACCGTATTAGAGGATATCGCGGAATCGGTTGTCGGGTCGACGATGACACTCGATTACGCCGGTGAATCGCGCCAGATCCGCAACGAATCGGGTTCGTTGGCGGTGACGCTTGGCTTCGCGCTGCTGCTGATTTATCTGGTCCTCGCGGCCCAGTTTAAATCGTTCCGCGATCCGTTGATCGTGTTGTTCGGTTCGGTGCCGTTGGCGATGACCGGCGTTCTGACGTTAACCTGCTTAGACTTCACCACGATCAACATCTATTCGCAAGTCGGTCTGATCACGCTTGTTGGTTTGGTCGCCAAGAACGGAATCTTGATCGTCGAGTTTGCCAACGTGTTGCAGGAGACGGGAATGGCCAAGCGCGCGGCGATCATCGAAGCGTCGCAAACACGTTTGCGTCCGGTGTTGATGACATCGGCGGCGACGATCTTGGGACACTTGCCGCTGGTCTTCGTGACCGGCGCGGGAGCTCAAGCTCGCAACAGCATCGGGATCGTGTTGGTTGCCGGAATGGCCGTCGGCACCGTCTTTACCCTGTTTGTCGTCCCAGCGCTCTACCTGTTGCTGGCTGCCTCGCATCGGCACGACACCCGCGATTTCGAACGCTCTCAGGAAGCGATCGACCATTTGTCCCCCACTGCCCATCGCAGCAGCGACTCGCAAGAAGCAGTCGGCAACCGCGATCAGCATCCAAGCTTGGCGTGA
- a CDS encoding efflux RND transporter periplasmic adaptor subunit — protein MNQTVAPRSRLRWLRTAIGSVLVVLAVVGILAAIGYAKTMQIKAAMAAPPPPEMPISVTVATAEASSYRRSSVVVGNVLAPESIRLQTELAGVVTEIPMIPGGVVEKGDVLLRLDIRTEEAMLKSLEASRKLAQSTVERSRQLNRINAGSESELDVAEAELSRADAGIEELKVRIDKKTLRAPFRANVGLFDLHVGQYLVEGTEITILEGISDYLNIDFSMPAHVADAISIGDEVSLRVRSAQEHATATIVALDASANPVSRSLTARARLLNPPAKLQPNDSVHVTVMYGDPIPARLIPASAVRRGPSGSLVFVAGETDSGLRAQSRNVVVLSGGSAVARVIDGIEAGEAIVADGSFKVYEGALLSDKQADISQTAERAAGESIPSAAHGADPASATKIEHVVEMEAGK, from the coding sequence ATGAATCAAACGGTTGCTCCCCGTTCACGACTGCGATGGCTTCGCACGGCGATCGGATCGGTGCTGGTCGTGTTAGCGGTGGTCGGCATTTTGGCGGCGATCGGCTATGCCAAGACGATGCAGATCAAAGCGGCGATGGCCGCGCCCCCGCCACCCGAAATGCCGATCTCGGTCACCGTGGCGACAGCTGAAGCGAGTTCCTACCGCCGATCTTCGGTGGTCGTGGGAAACGTTTTGGCTCCCGAATCGATTCGGTTGCAGACCGAACTTGCCGGCGTTGTCACCGAGATCCCGATGATTCCCGGTGGCGTCGTCGAAAAGGGAGACGTGTTGTTGCGGTTGGATATCCGCACCGAAGAGGCGATGTTAAAAAGCCTGGAAGCGTCGCGCAAGCTTGCTCAATCGACAGTCGAACGTTCGCGACAACTCAATCGCATCAACGCGGGTAGTGAGTCGGAATTGGATGTCGCCGAGGCGGAACTGTCGCGAGCCGATGCGGGAATCGAAGAATTGAAGGTGCGAATCGACAAGAAGACGCTGCGGGCTCCCTTCCGGGCGAACGTCGGGCTGTTCGATTTGCATGTCGGCCAGTACCTGGTCGAAGGAACGGAGATCACCATCTTGGAAGGGATCTCCGATTATCTGAATATCGACTTCTCGATGCCTGCACACGTGGCCGATGCCATCTCGATCGGCGACGAGGTGTCGCTGCGTGTGCGATCGGCTCAAGAGCACGCGACGGCCACGATCGTCGCGTTGGACGCGTCGGCGAATCCGGTTTCGAGGTCGCTGACCGCTCGGGCCCGATTGTTGAATCCACCGGCTAAATTGCAGCCGAACGATTCGGTTCACGTCACGGTGATGTATGGCGATCCCATTCCGGCACGGCTGATTCCCGCCTCGGCGGTTCGTCGGGGGCCCAGCGGGTCGCTGGTCTTTGTCGCGGGGGAAACCGACAGCGGACTGCGGGCTCAATCGCGGAACGTCGTCGTCCTCTCCGGCGGCAGCGCGGTCGCGCGGGTGATCGATGGGATCGAGGCGGGGGAAGCGATCGTCGCCGACGGTTCGTTCAAAGTCTACGAAGGAGCGTTGTTGAGCGACAAGCAGGCCGACATATCGCAAACCGCTGAGAGGGCTGCGGGCGAGTCGATACCTTCCGCCGCTCACGGCGCCGACCCGGCCAGCGCGACCAAGATCGAACACGTCGTCGAAATGGAGGCCGGGAAATGA
- a CDS encoding TetR/AcrR family transcriptional regulator, translating to MHTDRSVGMIAKMGNNDQTSETPDTVTRILDAVMVLIRDGGLPAVTLSAVCRKAGLSKGGLMHHYPSKEALVNAFLHRGGEEHLALVRQATQPHPAGSGKRLRAYVDLFLGESTTLQCDEDRDCAAVMMALIQGGRDSEEVRKFYESLHQMLSGDGVSDDFLELVLATVDGVWLQSVIDPLETMGPRSERIRQSLTRLIADEIAGK from the coding sequence TTGCATACCGACCGGTCGGTCGGTATGATCGCCAAAATGGGAAACAATGATCAAACTTCCGAAACGCCCGACACGGTAACACGGATTCTCGACGCCGTGATGGTGTTAATTCGCGATGGCGGGCTGCCAGCGGTGACTCTGTCTGCAGTTTGCCGCAAGGCAGGTCTCAGCAAGGGGGGGCTAATGCATCATTATCCGTCGAAGGAAGCGTTGGTCAACGCGTTTCTACATCGGGGCGGGGAGGAGCATTTGGCGCTCGTTCGGCAGGCGACGCAGCCACATCCGGCTGGATCGGGAAAACGGTTGCGGGCGTATGTCGATTTGTTTCTCGGCGAATCGACCACTTTGCAGTGCGACGAGGATCGCGATTGTGCCGCCGTGATGATGGCCTTGATTCAAGGGGGCCGCGACAGCGAAGAGGTCCGGAAGTTTTACGAATCCCTGCATCAGATGTTAAGCGGCGATGGCGTCTCGGATGATTTTCTGGAATTGGTTCTGGCGACCGTCGACGGGGTTTGGCTGCAGTCGGTGATCGACCCCCTCGAGACGATGGGGCCGCGGTCCGAACGGATCCGGCAGAGCCTGACGCGTTTGATCGCCGATGAAATCGCCGGCAAATAA